One region of Camelina sativa cultivar DH55 chromosome 6, Cs, whole genome shotgun sequence genomic DNA includes:
- the LOC104791053 gene encoding probable Ufm1-specific protease: MAPSSETATVRVLCQKLLLSGNQPGTLQWLIGSPFFPPFTVVSTFRCIHHSLDFQQESDDLRKLLPKGFEVIGGLIVGDSDAEKSAGEAVRAARRLRKHLSEGGELDDEKMVGASCDVGTGTIHFFISKTEKATKLEPVASVVYEDKSGKYLWENGCLLHCELPIKLPFYFPASSPSDSKEKFSEAVDAVVTLFKEPCAVYIAETLKKASGDAPKPVVLRGKDLGFGADASNINRLPAADQVSDIKMLSCSYFCQNSKTAAAVNSAENADKIHISVLLNRSEKSPTSGAPVAEYFPAMEEARLIVVDLNLDVLTYAPKHLQLMHAVSNLVIPALVDQLYSLKKIILPYLLMEHPQLRIYHFNPPGVLHPITTIYELNYGETEMKQVDVRKSLHLRLGLPLDRPLLRTANALDLSVNDDSRSNVKKRGSILLKDVHIGIPSSGVSEGVASLIQGSYEYYHYLQDGFDDSGWGCAYRSLQTIISWFRLQHYTSIAVPSHREIQQTLVEIGDKDPSFIGSREWIGAIELSFVLDKLLGVSCKIMNCRSGSELPEKCREIAMHFENQGTPIMIGGGVLAYTLLGVDYDEGSGDCAFLILDPHYTGSEDHKKIVNGGWCGWKKAVDSKGKSFFLQNKFYNLLLPQRPNMV, from the exons ATGGCTCCTTCGAGCGAGACAGCGACCGTACGAGTCCTTTGCCAAAAGCTGCTTCTCTCAGGGAACCAACCTGGAACTCTCCAATGGCTCATTGGTTCCCCATTTTTCCCGCCTTTCACCGTCGTCTCCACCTTTCGATGTATTCATCACTCCCTTGATTTCCAGCAAGAATCTG ATGATCTGCGGAAGCTACTACCAAAAGGTTTTGAAGTCATTGGGGGTTTGATAGTTGGAGATTCTGATGCTGAGAAAAGCGCAGGTGAGGCGGTTAGAGCAGCTCGTAGATTGCGAAAACATTTATCTGAAGGTGGAGAGTTAGATGATGAAAAGATGGTTGGGGCTAGTTGCGATGTAGGAACTGGTACCATTCACTTCTTCATCTCTAAAACCGAAAAAGCAACAAAGCTAGAGCCTGTTGCTTCCGTTGTGTATGAGGATAAGTCTGGAAAGTATTTATGGGAGAACGGTTGCTTGCTTCATTGTGAGCTTCCAATCAAGTTGCCATTCTATTTTCCCGCAAGCTCGCCCTCTG attcgAAGGAGAAGTTTTCAGAGGCAGTTGATGCAGTTGTTACTCTGTTTAAAGAACCATGTGCTGTGTACATAGCAGAGACCTTAAAGAAAGCTTCTGGAGATGCTCCAAAGCCAGTTGTCCTCCGCGGTAAAGATTTGGGTTTCGGTGCTGATGCGTCAAATATTAACCGGCTTCCTGCTGCTGACCAAGTATCTGACATTAAGATGTTGTCATGTTCATATTTTTGTCAGAATAGCAAAACTGCTGCAGCAGTAAATTCCGCTGAG AATGCAGATAAAATCCACATATCTGTTCTGCTTAATAGATCTGAAAAATCTCCAACCTCTGGTGCTCCTGTTGCCGAATATTTTCCAG CTATGGAAGAAGCAAGGCtcattgttgttgatttgaATCTTGATGTACTTACTTATGCACCCAAGCATCTTCAACTAATGCATGCGGTCTCAAATTTAGTTATCCCTGCTTTGGTTGATCAGCTATATTCCCTGAAGAAGATTATCTTACCATATCTCTTGATGGAACATCCTCAG TTGCGTATATATCACTTTAATCCACCTGGAGTATTACATCCAATAACGACAATATACGAGCTTAACTACGGGGAGACTGAAATGAAGCAAG TCGATGTTAGAAAATCTCTACACTTGAGGCTTGGTCTTCCATTAGATCGTCCACTCCTAAGAACTGCTAATGCCTTGGATTTGTCTGTGAATGATGACTCAAGGAGCAACGTAAAGAAAAGGG GTTCCATCTTGCTCAAAGATGTGCATATTGGAATCCCTAGCAGTGGAG TCTCTGAGGGTGTGGCATCACTTATCCAAGGTTCTTATGAGTATTATCATTATCTTCAGGATGGCTTTGATGACTCG GGATGGGGCTGTGCTTACCGATCATTGCAAACTATCATCTCCTGGTTCAGACTTCAGCACTATACATCCATTGCTGTTCCTTCACATAG GGAAATACAGCAGACACTCGTGGAAATAGGTGACAAGGATCCTTCGTTTATAGGATCGCGCGAGTGGATTGGAGCCATAGAGTTGAGTTTTGTACTGGATAAACTTCTTGGT GTAAGTTGCAAAATCATGAACTGCAGATCTGGATCGGAGCTCCCAGAGAAATGCCGTGAGATAGCTATGCACTTTGAGAACCAAGGAACTCCAATAATGATCG GAGGTGGGGTTCTTGCATACACACTACTGGGAGTGGATTACGATGAAGGAAGCGGGGATTGCGCGTTCCTGATCCTGGATCCGCATTACACAGGGAGTGAGGATCACAAGAAGATCGTCAATGGTGGATGGTGTGGGTGGAAAAAAGCAGTAGATAGCAAAGGGAAGAGCTTTTTCTTGCAAAACAAGTTttacaaccttcttcttcctcagcgtCCTAACATGGTTTAA